The following coding sequences are from one Clostridioides difficile ATCC 9689 = DSM 1296 window:
- the ytvI gene encoding sporulation integral membrane protein YtvI: MNEQDHTSYQNKQRFLINFCYLVVILGLLMLLGKYAFSVLLPFVFAFLIASLLNKPVLYISEKLLIKRGIVATISVFLFFLIAGIIVSVIGTYLIYGIKEIFHFLPTMFEELVIPLTETVIKEVELFSGSFNFSFIELIEANMPVLMNEMSVFIVSLSNNIVSGITDIVSSVPLLFMKTIITIVASIFIAIDYPTIKRFIVLQIPKNKSYLLAEAKAFTIDTIIKCGFSYLLIFAITFSELYVGFAIINISYAGIIALFIALLDILPVLGTGSILIPWGIISLFLGDYSMALGIALLYIVITIIRNIIEPKLVGKHMELHPVLALASMLTGLHFFGFIGLFGILLLIAFLKKLNDKEIIHILH, translated from the coding sequence TTGAATGAACAAGATCATACATCATACCAAAATAAGCAGAGATTTTTAATAAATTTCTGTTATTTGGTAGTGATATTAGGCTTACTAATGTTATTAGGGAAATATGCGTTTTCTGTATTACTTCCTTTTGTTTTTGCATTTTTAATAGCAAGTTTATTGAATAAACCAGTCTTATACATAAGTGAAAAATTACTAATAAAGCGAGGTATTGTAGCAACCATATCTGTTTTTTTATTCTTTTTAATTGCAGGAATAATAGTAAGTGTAATAGGTACATATCTAATATATGGAATAAAGGAAATTTTTCATTTCCTACCAACCATGTTTGAGGAATTGGTAATACCTTTGACTGAAACAGTTATAAAAGAAGTCGAACTATTTTCTGGTTCATTCAATTTTTCGTTTATTGAATTAATAGAAGCAAATATGCCTGTATTGATGAATGAAATGAGTGTTTTCATAGTTTCTCTTTCAAATAATATCGTATCTGGTATTACTGATATTGTTTCGTCTGTTCCATTACTATTTATGAAAACAATTATTACAATCGTTGCTTCTATTTTTATAGCAATTGATTATCCAACGATAAAGAGATTTATAGTGCTACAGATACCTAAAAATAAAAGTTATCTTTTAGCAGAAGCAAAAGCGTTTACTATTGATACCATTATTAAATGTGGTTTTTCTTATCTTTTAATTTTTGCTATCACTTTTTCTGAATTATATGTCGGTTTTGCTATTATTAATATTTCTTATGCTGGAATAATTGCTTTATTCATTGCTCTTTTAGATATACTACCTGTTTTAGGAACTGGAAGTATTCTAATACCTTGGGGTATTATCAGTTTATTTTTAGGGGATTATTCAATGGCATTAGGAATTGCACTACTATATATTGTGATTACTATTATCAGGAATATTATTGAACCAAAATTAGTTGGTAAACATATGGAGTTACATCCTGTATTGGCCTTAGCCAGTATGCTAACAGGATTACATTTCTTTGGATTTATTGGGTTGTTCGGTATTCTATTGTTAATTGCGTTTTTGAAAAAGTTAAATGACAAAGAAATCATACATATATTACATTAG
- a CDS encoding GNAT family N-acetyltransferase produces the protein MSLTIQKVTSYFKDLEKFEELNNEAFPDEERMSIQEMLNLVQSKKIEVSALYDKQQFIGFYVLVIENHIGYILFLAISPEQRSKGYGGKALSLMKKQYPNCQIVLDMETIEDSAPNLQQRILRKQFYLQNGFYETEYLMEYKGLEMEVLCNQKTFQKNEFETLLKNLKIREISFHLWKK, from the coding sequence ATGAGCTTAACAATACAAAAAGTAACTTCATATTTTAAAGATTTAGAAAAATTTGAAGAACTTAATAACGAGGCATTTCCAGATGAAGAACGTATGTCTATACAAGAAATGCTTAATTTAGTTCAAAGTAAAAAAATAGAAGTATCTGCTTTATATGATAAGCAACAATTTATTGGTTTTTATGTTTTGGTGATTGAAAATCATATAGGATATATATTATTTCTTGCAATTTCCCCAGAACAACGCTCTAAAGGATATGGTGGAAAAGCACTGTCACTTATGAAAAAACAATATCCCAATTGTCAAATTGTTCTTGATATGGAAACTATAGAGGACAGTGCTCCTAATTTACAACAAAGAATTTTAAGGAAGCAATTTTATCTTCAGAATGGGTTTTATGAAACAGAATATCTCATGGAGTATAAGGGACTAGAAATGGAAGTTTTATGTAATCAGAAAACCTTTCAAAAAAATGAATTTGAAACATTGTTGAAAAATCTTAAAATTAGAGAAATTTCATTTCATTTGTGGAAAAAGTAA